One window of Nocardia sp. NBC_00508 genomic DNA carries:
- a CDS encoding helix-turn-helix domain-containing protein gives MSPTGSTLARRMLGRQLRALRISSGVSAEYARDAINVGKQTLWRIETGQPVRLNPLFIERLCQIYGASEAMTAILLELTEETKHTGWWHAFGDTIHKEFSLYVELEAAAKRIVSYQTTLLPGLLQTDECRRALIWASFPGMSGAEVERRIEMFGRRRTRLDNDSDPLLLEAILDESALRRAIGGRAVMEGQLRHLLRVSEQPNVSVRVVPLASETYAGLSVGSFVMLDFPKHPTAHLTEPPVVYIQGFTGNLYLEKPEEIRQYRQAHAELQRSALDQERSRSLIRKIAKEYGQ, from the coding sequence ATGAGTCCAACAGGTTCCACCCTTGCCCGCCGCATGCTGGGCCGACAGTTGCGGGCCCTGCGGATCAGCTCGGGAGTCAGTGCGGAGTACGCCCGCGACGCGATCAACGTGGGCAAACAGACTCTGTGGCGGATTGAGACCGGACAGCCCGTCCGGCTGAATCCCCTGTTCATCGAGCGGTTGTGCCAGATCTACGGCGCGTCTGAGGCGATGACCGCCATCTTGCTCGAGTTGACCGAGGAGACCAAGCACACCGGGTGGTGGCATGCGTTCGGCGACACCATCCACAAAGAGTTCAGTCTCTACGTGGAATTGGAGGCGGCGGCCAAGCGCATCGTCTCCTACCAGACGACCCTCCTCCCTGGGCTCCTGCAAACCGACGAGTGCCGACGCGCCTTGATCTGGGCCAGCTTTCCTGGGATGTCAGGAGCAGAAGTCGAGCGAAGGATCGAGATGTTCGGGCGGCGAAGGACTCGCTTGGACAACGACTCGGATCCCCTTCTCCTGGAGGCGATCCTCGACGAATCCGCACTGCGCCGGGCGATCGGCGGACGCGCAGTCATGGAAGGTCAGCTTAGGCACCTGCTGCGAGTCAGCGAGCAGCCGAATGTTTCGGTGCGGGTGGTTCCACTCGCGTCGGAGACGTACGCGGGGCTGAGCGTCGGGTCGTTTGTCATGCTCGACTTCCCGAAGCATCCGACTGCCCATCTCACCGAACCCCCTGTCGTCTATATCCAGGGTTTCACCGGGAACCTGTATCTTGAGAAGCCTGAGGAGATCCGGCAATACCGCCAGGCGCACGCCGAACTCCAGCGATCGGCACTGGACCAGGAGCGTAGCCGATCCCTCATCCGCAAGATCGCGAAGGAGTACGGCCAGTGA
- a CDS encoding DUF4254 domain-containing protein yields the protein MNDVLPTRSQLLQACRKGEPPPDHPVLLRARALADLHVRRLGADRTAVRDIDECRARLVRDIDRWSEVRLPSARGGAYLHTESLGAVIDRLAHLSVTAHAALAAEADWDLWFAWERLAELAIAYEDLATELTAGRRRLPNAF from the coding sequence GTGAACGATGTCCTCCCGACGAGAAGTCAACTGCTGCAAGCCTGCCGGAAGGGCGAGCCGCCACCGGATCATCCGGTGCTGCTGCGCGCCCGCGCTCTAGCCGACCTGCACGTCCGTCGACTCGGCGCGGACCGTACAGCTGTGCGCGATATCGACGAGTGCCGTGCCCGCCTGGTCCGGGATATCGACCGCTGGTCCGAGGTGCGCTTGCCTTCCGCCCGCGGCGGCGCCTACCTCCACACCGAGTCTCTGGGCGCGGTGATCGACCGCCTCGCCCACCTCAGCGTCACCGCACACGCGGCCCTGGCCGCCGAGGCGGACTGGGACCTGTGGTTCGCCTGGGAGCGTCTGGCCGAACTGGCCATCGCTTATGAGGACCTGGCCACTGAGCTGACCGCCGGACGTCGCCGCTTGCCGAACGCGTTCTAG
- a CDS encoding peroxynitrite isomerase encodes MVEPQPSIAPHPDIAPLAPLLGIWRGNGRGEYPTIQPFGYVEEIRFGHLGRPFLTYRQKTRASDDGRPLHAETGYLRCPRPDRVELILAHPTGITEICEGSLAVEDGTLRLELDSTGIGRSSTAKLVTALGRSIHLSGDTIDYTLRMAAVGEPLQHHLAATLRRD; translated from the coding sequence GTGGTCGAACCCCAGCCCTCCATTGCTCCACATCCGGACATCGCTCCGCTCGCTCCACTGCTCGGCATTTGGCGCGGAAACGGCCGGGGTGAATACCCGACCATCCAGCCCTTCGGCTATGTCGAGGAAATCCGGTTCGGCCACCTCGGCCGCCCCTTCCTCACCTACCGGCAGAAGACCCGCGCCAGCGACGACGGCAGGCCGCTGCACGCCGAAACCGGCTATCTGCGCTGTCCGCGTCCCGACCGCGTCGAACTGATCCTTGCTCATCCCACCGGGATCACCGAAATCTGCGAGGGCTCACTGGCCGTCGAAGACGGCACCCTGCGCCTGGAATTGGACTCCACCGGCATCGGCCGCAGCAGCACCGCGAAACTCGTCACCGCCCTCGGCCGCTCGATCCACCTGTCCGGCGACACCATCGACTACACCCTGCGCATGGCGGCGGTCGGCGAGCCATTGCAGCACCACCTCGCCGCCACCTTGCGGCGGGACTGA
- a CDS encoding class I SAM-dependent methyltransferase, which yields MSQQTLSKAHRKITDLSWEPTFAEVRSRTELPDEFFTLFLDPTRTYSCAFWTHPDDTLEQAQRAKIDLALAKCDLRPGMTLLDVGCGWGSTMTRAMDTYGANAIGLTSSRNQYRYVRNLLVDRLVRGRPYGGVRQQGWEGFDRRVDRIVCIGALEHMSRDRYGEFFDFAYRIMPADGVLLLQTVVSYDRGHLRAQGTRLTRTDFAFLRFLRETIFSGGQLTAPTGHIPKGITEYAEDAGFTVTGIQKLGRHYTTTLEYWVSALREHRDRAIELAGQDTYNAYLRYLTGSADYFRRGYIDVAQFICAKPGAATRLR from the coding sequence GTGAGTCAGCAGACCCTCAGCAAGGCCCATCGAAAGATCACCGACCTGTCGTGGGAGCCGACCTTCGCCGAGGTCCGGTCCCGCACCGAGCTGCCGGATGAGTTCTTCACGCTGTTCCTCGACCCGACCCGTACCTACAGTTGCGCGTTCTGGACCCACCCGGACGACACCCTGGAACAAGCCCAGCGGGCGAAGATCGACCTCGCCTTGGCCAAGTGCGACCTGCGCCCGGGGATGACCTTGTTGGATGTCGGTTGTGGCTGGGGGTCGACCATGACGCGCGCCATGGACACCTACGGGGCAAATGCGATCGGTCTGACTTCCAGCCGTAACCAGTACCGGTATGTGCGGAATCTGCTCGTCGACCGGCTGGTCCGGGGACGTCCATACGGTGGGGTGCGGCAGCAAGGCTGGGAGGGATTCGACCGCCGAGTGGACCGGATCGTGTGCATCGGTGCGCTGGAACACATGAGCCGGGACCGATACGGCGAATTCTTCGATTTCGCGTACCGGATCATGCCAGCCGACGGGGTGCTGCTGTTGCAGACCGTCGTCAGCTACGACCGCGGCCATTTACGTGCGCAAGGCACGCGCCTCACAAGGACCGATTTCGCGTTCCTGCGGTTCCTGCGTGAGACCATCTTCTCTGGTGGCCAGCTCACGGCACCGACCGGTCACATTCCGAAGGGAATTACCGAGTACGCGGAGGATGCCGGGTTCACCGTCACCGGCATCCAGAAGCTGGGACGGCACTACACCACCACACTGGAGTACTGGGTCTCCGCTCTCCGTGAGCACCGCGACCGGGCGATCGAGCTCGCCGGGCAAGACACCTACAACGCTTACCTCAGGTATCTGACCGGGTCCGCGGACTATTTCCGCCGCGGCTACATCGACGTCGCGCAATTCATCTGCGCCAAACCCGGCGCTGCAACCCGGCTGCGGTGA
- a CDS encoding TIGR03118 family protein, whose amino-acid sequence MNGRWNELRRSRRGNCLLRASALGLTLLLAAACSDSRPDETPALDGNNYVQTNLAANDAEYKAQFTFPDLVNAWGLANRPKGAGGHFWVGAGGKSFQFVGDVTESSDAQVQKLFQDGLKIVTIPGADADTSDASAGKTTGVVFNPAPITSDLFYVHDQPVEAEGGPLNGSARFIVATDSGKISAWTELDFEDRIVRHDGPANLVFDGQPQGMQFLGIALTPSGDKLLAADFGAEPQVRTFDKDWQLVPTTGFANPFATGDAIDPAAPEKGRKAEPGDPAPFNVSTVGNRVFVAYATTKADRADATAFDAGEEDSLDKDQEQAAGGRPDKGKLAEFDADGKLVRILGDGKRLNAPWAVTVAPEGFGPLSGKLLVGNFGGAGHVLAYDDATGKFADYLRDADGKPVAIEGLWALMFGNGDSLGDADSLYFTAGPGDEKDGLFGRLRLK is encoded by the coding sequence TTGAACGGACGTTGGAATGAGTTGCGCCGGTCGCGCCGCGGAAATTGTCTGCTGCGCGCGTCGGCGCTCGGCCTCACGCTGCTTCTCGCGGCAGCTTGCTCGGACTCGAGGCCCGACGAGACGCCCGCCCTCGACGGCAACAATTACGTTCAGACCAATCTGGCCGCCAATGACGCGGAGTACAAGGCGCAGTTCACCTTCCCCGACCTGGTGAACGCATGGGGTCTCGCCAATCGACCCAAGGGCGCGGGCGGGCACTTCTGGGTCGGCGCGGGCGGAAAGTCGTTCCAGTTCGTCGGCGACGTCACCGAGTCGTCGGACGCCCAGGTGCAGAAACTCTTCCAGGACGGGTTGAAGATCGTCACCATTCCCGGCGCCGACGCCGACACCTCGGATGCCAGCGCGGGCAAGACCACCGGCGTCGTGTTCAATCCGGCGCCGATCACCTCTGATCTGTTCTACGTGCACGACCAGCCGGTCGAGGCGGAAGGCGGCCCGCTGAACGGCTCGGCGCGCTTCATCGTCGCCACCGACTCCGGCAAGATCTCGGCATGGACCGAGCTGGACTTCGAAGACCGCATCGTGCGTCATGACGGCCCGGCCAACCTGGTCTTCGACGGGCAGCCGCAGGGCATGCAGTTCCTCGGAATCGCGCTGACACCATCGGGGGACAAGCTGCTCGCCGCCGATTTCGGCGCCGAACCGCAGGTCCGGACGTTCGACAAGGACTGGCAGCTGGTTCCCACCACCGGCTTCGCCAACCCGTTCGCCACCGGTGACGCGATCGACCCGGCCGCGCCGGAGAAGGGCAGGAAGGCCGAGCCCGGCGATCCCGCGCCATTCAACGTTTCGACGGTCGGCAACCGCGTTTTCGTCGCCTACGCCACCACCAAGGCAGACCGAGCGGACGCGACCGCGTTCGATGCGGGCGAAGAGGATTCGCTGGACAAAGATCAAGAGCAGGCAGCGGGCGGTCGACCGGACAAGGGCAAGCTCGCCGAGTTCGACGCCGACGGCAAACTGGTGCGCATCCTCGGCGACGGCAAGCGCCTGAACGCGCCGTGGGCGGTGACCGTCGCGCCGGAGGGCTTCGGCCCGCTCAGCGGCAAGCTTCTCGTCGGCAACTTCGGCGGCGCCGGACACGTGCTCGCCTACGACGACGCCACCGGCAAGTTCGCCGACTACTTGCGCGACGCCGACGGCAAGCCGGTGGCGATCGAAGGTCTATGGGCGCTGATGTTCGGCAACGGCGATAGCCTCGGCGACGCCGACTCGCTGTATTTCACTGCCGGACCCGGCGACGAGAAGGACGGCCTGTTCGGCAGGCTCCGCTTGAAGTAG
- a CDS encoding DNA-directed RNA polymerase subunit beta, which translates to MNHAAFADTPASRCAFYRRTCGLPAGIHPEIGRIVVKAGVVGGITMPDRMGQWVRDDMLFRGHPLGPVVAHIRSRRWTFLCRPDLPDDTRLFAALFRLDVSVVPFGGEIALPSPADANGGFRRWVVAPRDTFRPSGAVIVDCVLTCAGRSVVGERQRVIRDNAPSRAAEPNPGEARS; encoded by the coding sequence ATGAACCATGCGGCATTCGCGGATACACCCGCGTCCCGCTGCGCCTTTTACCGCCGCACCTGTGGACTGCCCGCGGGGATACATCCGGAGATCGGGCGGATCGTCGTCAAGGCAGGCGTGGTCGGCGGGATCACGATGCCCGACCGGATGGGGCAATGGGTGCGAGACGACATGCTTTTTCGGGGCCACCCGCTGGGTCCGGTCGTCGCGCATATCCGTTCGCGCCGCTGGACTTTCCTGTGCCGACCAGATCTCCCCGACGACACGCGACTGTTCGCGGCCCTGTTCCGGCTCGACGTCTCCGTCGTGCCATTCGGCGGCGAAATAGCGCTGCCGTCCCCCGCCGACGCGAACGGCGGCTTCCGCCGCTGGGTGGTGGCACCCCGGGACACCTTCCGCCCGTCCGGCGCGGTGATCGTGGATTGCGTGCTGACCTGCGCGGGCCGGAGCGTCGTCGGTGAGCGTCAGCGAGTGATCCGAGATAACGCGCCATCGCGCGCGGCGGAGCCGAACCCGGGCGAGGCGCGGTCGTGA